A genomic segment from Neobacillus sp. YX16 encodes:
- a CDS encoding nucleotide sugar dehydrogenase, with amino-acid sequence MSSFESLLNKITNRTAVIGVVGLGYVGLPLAVEKAKAGYKVIGFDVQESRVAQVNEGHNYIGDVVDEELADMVKAGSLIATTDYSKITEVDAVAICVPTPLDRHMQPDTSYVEMSSKEIAKYAHEGMLVVLESTTYPGTTEEIVKPALEEKGLIVGETVFVAYSPERVDPGNKVYNTKNTPKVVGGITKNCTKVAAAMYQSVLEGDVHEVSSPAVAEMEKIFENTFRHINIALANEMAILCDKMGIDVWEVIDAAKTKPYGFMAFYPGPGLGGHCIPIDPFYLTWKAREYNYHTRLIELAGEINNSMPEFVVNRSLDILNKYAKSLNGSKVLVLGVAYKKDIDDVRESPSLPIITMLKDKGAEVVVVDPYVTNFKLDGEIVKTYELTEELIESADITLVLTDHTNVDYALVSEKSKVIFDTRNVIKTSNENYFKL; translated from the coding sequence ATGAGTTCATTTGAAAGTTTATTAAATAAGATTACCAATCGGACAGCCGTTATCGGTGTTGTTGGGTTAGGATATGTTGGATTGCCGCTAGCTGTTGAAAAAGCAAAGGCTGGCTATAAAGTTATTGGCTTTGATGTACAAGAGAGCAGAGTAGCTCAAGTAAATGAAGGCCATAACTACATCGGTGACGTCGTTGACGAAGAGTTAGCTGATATGGTTAAAGCTGGCTCATTGATTGCTACAACGGATTATTCAAAAATTACCGAAGTAGATGCTGTTGCGATTTGTGTTCCGACACCTTTAGATCGTCATATGCAGCCAGATACTTCCTATGTGGAAATGTCATCAAAAGAAATCGCGAAATATGCGCATGAAGGAATGTTAGTTGTTCTTGAATCAACTACTTACCCTGGCACGACAGAAGAAATCGTGAAGCCAGCTTTAGAAGAAAAGGGATTGATCGTAGGGGAGACAGTCTTTGTTGCTTATTCTCCTGAGCGTGTCGATCCAGGTAACAAAGTCTACAATACCAAAAACACCCCTAAGGTTGTCGGCGGGATTACAAAGAACTGTACAAAAGTTGCGGCAGCAATGTACCAGTCCGTTTTAGAGGGTGATGTTCATGAAGTATCAAGCCCTGCGGTTGCTGAGATGGAAAAAATCTTTGAAAACACGTTCAGACATATCAACATTGCCTTAGCAAATGAAATGGCTATTCTTTGTGATAAAATGGGCATCGATGTCTGGGAAGTAATTGACGCAGCGAAAACGAAGCCATATGGCTTCATGGCGTTTTATCCAGGCCCTGGATTAGGCGGTCACTGTATCCCAATCGATCCGTTCTATTTAACATGGAAGGCTAGAGAATATAATTACCACACAAGACTGATTGAATTAGCAGGGGAAATCAACAATTCGATGCCAGAATTCGTGGTTAACCGCTCATTGGATATCTTAAACAAGTACGCAAAATCCTTAAACGGTTCAAAGGTACTTGTATTAGGGGTAGCCTATAAAAAGGATATTGATGATGTCAGAGAATCTCCTTCCCTTCCAATTATCACCATGCTGAAGGATAAAGGTGCTGAAGTGGTAGTTGTCGATCCATACGTAACAAACTTTAAATTAGACGGTGAAATCGTTAAGACATACGAATTAACCGAAGAGCTCATCGAAAGTGCAGATATAACGTTGGTTCTAACCGACCACACAAACGTTGACTACGCATTAGTAAGCGAAAAGAGCAAAGTCATTTTCGATACAAGAAACGTAATCAAAACTTCTAACGAAAATTACTTTAAGTTATAG
- a CDS encoding Wzz/FepE/Etk N-terminal domain-containing protein → MNNTANTIVQYLQYLWKRKWLILLVTILFAGLGYVYEQTRFQETYRGTALIFTGNANNDGLTKPNVQKGFYKNQLPETLKLDIILPGNFQILITLDGTNSEEVEKNINKISKNYLERLEDNFTRQESAVKLSRDDLEESKENIAFLEEHMDYYTNQVIEAVEAGQDMGPAMEEFTKNQKLIIDYKIKYHRDNKKISKLEKPELADVTVVPVINKPFLNALTAAALGFQLMIVFLVLYKFITDALKVDRKSEAKS, encoded by the coding sequence ATGAATAATACAGCAAATACTATCGTTCAATACTTGCAATATTTGTGGAAACGAAAATGGCTGATCCTACTCGTAACCATCCTCTTCGCTGGGCTGGGGTATGTGTATGAACAAACAAGGTTTCAAGAAACGTACCGTGGGACTGCCTTGATATTCACAGGTAATGCTAATAATGATGGATTAACGAAGCCAAATGTACAAAAAGGTTTCTATAAAAATCAGTTACCTGAAACATTAAAGCTTGATATCATCCTTCCAGGTAATTTTCAAATCCTGATTACACTGGATGGTACGAATTCAGAAGAAGTTGAAAAGAATATAAATAAGATTTCAAAAAATTATCTAGAACGCTTGGAAGATAATTTTACGCGTCAAGAATCAGCCGTTAAATTATCTCGAGATGACCTTGAGGAATCAAAAGAGAATATTGCTTTTCTGGAAGAACATATGGATTATTATACTAATCAAGTGATCGAGGCGGTAGAGGCAGGGCAGGACATGGGTCCGGCAATGGAGGAATTTACCAAAAATCAGAAATTAATTATTGACTATAAAATTAAATATCATCGCGATAATAAAAAAATATCAAAGCTAGAAAAGCCTGAATTGGCAGATGTTACTGTCGTTCCTGTTATCAATAAACCATTTCTAAATGCCCTAACTGCAGCTGCGTTAGGATTCCAATTAATGATTGTATTTTTAGTATTGTATAAGTTCATCACAGACGCACTAAAAGTAGATCGAAAAAGTGAGGCTAAATCATGA
- a CDS encoding DegT/DnrJ/EryC1/StrS family aminotransferase, with translation MRVPMLDLSEQYNGLREEIIHTLDEVMGSSKFILGDHVRKIEASVAEFANAKHGIGVANGSDALHIALQACGVKEGDEVITTPFTFFATAGAVARAGAKPVFVDIEPDTFNIDPSKIEAAITDKTKAIIPVHLYGQSSDMDPIMEIAKKHNLYVIEDAAQAIGAEYKGRKVGEIGDAITYSFFPTKNLGAYGDGGMIVAQDDEIAEQMRVIRVHGSKPKYYHRVLGYNSRLDELQAAILNVKFPHLPEWSEKRRERAAYYTELLNAKVPQIKTPVVREENYHVFHQYTLRVERRDELQAFLKENGIDSMVYYPVPLHLQPVFEYLGYREGDFPISEQACKEAVSLPMFPELKAEQQEYVVKKIEEFYI, from the coding sequence ATGAGAGTACCTATGCTTGACTTATCTGAACAATATAATGGTTTAAGAGAAGAAATTATTCATACACTCGATGAAGTAATGGGCTCATCAAAGTTTATCCTTGGTGACCATGTAAGGAAAATTGAAGCGTCCGTTGCTGAATTTGCAAATGCGAAACATGGTATTGGAGTAGCCAATGGAAGTGACGCCTTACATATTGCCCTACAAGCATGTGGTGTGAAAGAAGGCGATGAGGTTATCACCACTCCTTTTACATTCTTTGCTACCGCTGGAGCAGTGGCAAGAGCTGGGGCCAAACCTGTTTTTGTTGACATCGAACCGGATACCTTCAACATCGACCCAAGCAAAATAGAAGCAGCGATCACAGATAAAACAAAGGCGATTATTCCTGTTCACCTTTATGGACAGTCATCTGATATGGATCCAATCATGGAAATCGCCAAGAAACATAATTTATATGTGATTGAAGATGCAGCTCAAGCAATTGGTGCTGAATACAAAGGCAGGAAAGTGGGAGAAATTGGCGACGCTATTACTTATAGCTTTTTCCCAACGAAAAACTTGGGAGCTTACGGCGACGGCGGAATGATTGTGGCTCAAGATGACGAAATTGCTGAACAAATGCGGGTTATCCGTGTTCACGGCAGTAAACCTAAGTATTACCACCGTGTTCTAGGCTACAATAGTCGCTTAGATGAGTTACAGGCAGCAATCTTAAATGTTAAATTCCCACACCTTCCAGAGTGGAGTGAAAAAAGAAGAGAGAGAGCAGCCTATTACACAGAGTTGTTGAATGCAAAGGTTCCACAAATCAAAACTCCAGTAGTCAGAGAAGAAAATTATCATGTTTTCCACCAATATACACTTAGAGTGGAAAGAAGAGATGAGCTTCAAGCATTCCTAAAAGAAAATGGCATTGACTCGATGGTTTATTATCCAGTTCCACTTCACTTACAGCCAGTGTTTGAATATTTAGGATATCGTGAAGGTGATTTTCCAATTTCAGAACAGGCATGTAAAGAAGCAGTATCATTGCCAATGTTCCCTGAATTAAAAGCGGAACAGCAAGAATATGTAGTGAAAAAGATTGAGGAATTTTACATTTAG
- a CDS encoding sugar transferase translates to MEEKTALQHKQRSFLLNDFFKRVFDIMFSLVGLVILSPFFLIIGILIKLDSKGPIFFKQTRVGRNEKPFEILKFRTMVTDAEKKGTQITVGKDSRVTKIGNFLRKAKLDELPQLINVLKGDMSLVGPRPEVPRYTAYYNQVQKKIFDVRPGITDYASIKYSSENEILGKSENPEKTYIEEIMVDKLKINLEYIEKRSVFEDIYIILATIGKILR, encoded by the coding sequence ATGGAAGAAAAAACAGCATTACAGCATAAACAAAGAAGTTTTCTTTTAAATGATTTTTTCAAGCGAGTCTTTGATATTATGTTTTCCTTAGTTGGATTGGTTATTTTATCTCCGTTCTTTTTAATCATTGGAATTCTGATAAAGTTAGATTCAAAGGGACCCATCTTTTTTAAACAGACTAGGGTGGGACGGAATGAAAAGCCATTTGAGATATTGAAGTTCCGAACAATGGTGACTGATGCTGAGAAAAAGGGTACACAAATTACGGTGGGCAAGGATAGCCGGGTTACGAAAATCGGCAACTTTCTGCGCAAGGCAAAGCTCGATGAATTGCCGCAGCTGATTAATGTATTAAAGGGCGATATGAGCCTCGTTGGCCCGCGGCCAGAAGTACCACGCTATACGGCCTATTATAATCAAGTCCAAAAAAAGATTTTTGATGTGAGACCCGGGATCACCGATTACGCCTCAATTAAATACAGCAGTGAAAATGAAATACTAGGGAAAAGCGAGAACCCTGAAAAAACGTATATTGAAGAAATTATGGTCGATAAATTAAAAATTAATTTAGAGTATATTGAAAAAAGATCAGTTTTTGAGGATATATACATTATTCTAGCAACAATTGGAAAAATATTAAGGTAA
- a CDS encoding DegT/DnrJ/EryC1/StrS family aminotransferase yields MKTIPYALPLIEDEEIKEVIDTIHSNWLSKGPKTVEFENQIKQYVNADYGIALNSCTAGLHIAQLAAGIGPGDEVITTPYTFVASANTIIHTGATPVFVDIDPVTMNIDPNLIEAKITDKTKGIIPVHFAGYPCDMDPIMEIAKKHNLVVIEDAAHAIYTQYKGRMIGSIGDFTCFSFYATKNLVTGEGGLVTTHSEEMSDKLRIMSLHGMSKNAWNRYADKGSWYYEVEYPGYKYNMTDIQAAFGLVQLSKLEKMQQTREQYAKMYNEVLSTVDGITLPYSDDVNRHAWHLYVIRLDEEKFTIDRAEFIEKLKEMGVGTSVHFIPVPMQPYYKRLGYNAEDYPNALKAFNGAISLPLYPRMTIEEVQYAANAVVELAKKYKK; encoded by the coding sequence ATGAAGACTATTCCATATGCCTTACCTTTAATTGAAGACGAAGAAATTAAAGAGGTAATCGACACGATCCACTCCAATTGGCTGAGCAAAGGACCGAAAACAGTTGAATTCGAAAACCAAATTAAACAATATGTAAATGCTGATTACGGTATCGCTTTGAACTCTTGTACGGCTGGATTACATATCGCCCAGTTAGCAGCAGGAATTGGACCTGGGGATGAAGTTATCACCACTCCATATACGTTTGTAGCAAGTGCAAACACCATTATTCACACTGGCGCAACACCAGTATTTGTTGATATTGATCCAGTGACGATGAATATTGATCCAAACTTAATTGAAGCTAAGATTACCGATAAAACAAAAGGTATTATTCCTGTCCATTTCGCTGGCTACCCTTGTGACATGGATCCAATTATGGAAATTGCCAAAAAGCATAATCTAGTGGTAATTGAGGACGCAGCACATGCCATCTATACGCAATACAAAGGCAGAATGATTGGCAGCATTGGCGATTTCACTTGTTTCAGCTTCTATGCTACTAAGAACCTTGTTACAGGCGAAGGCGGCTTAGTCACTACTCACTCCGAAGAAATGTCCGATAAATTACGGATTATGAGCCTTCACGGAATGAGTAAAAACGCATGGAATCGTTATGCGGACAAAGGCTCATGGTATTATGAAGTGGAATATCCAGGGTATAAATATAATATGACCGATATTCAAGCAGCATTTGGCCTTGTTCAGTTAAGCAAGCTAGAAAAAATGCAACAGACTCGTGAGCAATACGCAAAAATGTACAATGAGGTTTTATCAACAGTAGACGGAATTACACTACCTTATAGTGATGATGTAAACCGCCATGCATGGCACCTATATGTAATCAGACTTGATGAAGAGAAGTTTACGATTGACCGGGCGGAATTCATTGAGAAGCTAAAGGAAATGGGCGTTGGAACAAGCGTTCATTTTATCCCAGTACCAATGCAGCCATATTACAAACGACTTGGCTATAATGCAGAAGATTATCCGAATGCGTTAAAGGCATTTAATGGGGCGATTTCACTGCCGTTATATCCAAGGATGACAATCGAAGAAGTTCAATATGCGGCTAATGCTGTAGTGGAGCTTGCGAAAAAATACAAAAAATAG
- a CDS encoding glycosyltransferase family 4 protein has product MNILLINHYAGSNVHGMEYRPYYLAKEWVKLGHNVTIMAASHSHIRTKQPEMKEDWTVEVLDGIRYIWIRTPVYEGNGFGRIKNILAFMKELSTNVNKIVELTAPDAVIASSTYPLDMYPAKRIAKKANAQLVFEVHDLWPLSPMLLGNMSPYHPFIMVMQKGENDAYKNADKVVSLLPKADKHMIEHGMDPEKFYYLPNGIDIEQWEDATEKIPDEHDRVIRELRDKDHFLVGYAGTHGIANAMEFLIEAAEDMKDDPVSFVLVGKGPERDQLIQMAKQKGIENIHFLPVINKKAIPDFLGKMDCNYIGWRRSPLYQFGVSPNKLLDYLMSGKPVIHGIEAGNDLVEEARCGISMKPEDPKEIVQAVREMMKKSNAEREQMGKNGKEFVMKTHDYRVLSQRFIDVLSK; this is encoded by the coding sequence ATGAATATTTTACTTATAAACCATTATGCAGGGTCAAATGTGCACGGTATGGAATACCGGCCCTATTATCTTGCAAAGGAATGGGTTAAACTCGGCCATAACGTGACAATTATGGCCGCTTCGCATTCCCATATTCGAACGAAGCAGCCCGAAATGAAGGAAGATTGGACAGTAGAAGTACTGGACGGAATTCGATATATTTGGATTCGAACTCCAGTCTATGAAGGGAATGGATTTGGCCGGATTAAGAATATCCTCGCCTTCATGAAAGAGTTAAGCACAAACGTCAATAAGATTGTTGAATTAACAGCACCCGATGCCGTTATTGCCTCCTCTACTTATCCATTGGATATGTACCCGGCGAAAAGAATTGCCAAGAAGGCAAATGCGCAGTTAGTTTTTGAAGTTCATGATTTATGGCCGTTATCGCCGATGCTGTTAGGCAATATGTCTCCGTATCATCCATTTATCATGGTGATGCAAAAGGGCGAAAATGATGCCTACAAGAATGCCGATAAAGTAGTTTCGCTGCTGCCAAAAGCGGATAAGCACATGATTGAGCATGGTATGGACCCTGAGAAGTTTTACTATTTGCCAAATGGGATTGATATAGAGCAGTGGGAGGATGCCACTGAAAAAATCCCAGACGAACATGATAGAGTGATTCGCGAATTAAGAGATAAAGACCATTTCTTGGTTGGATATGCGGGTACTCATGGGATTGCTAATGCCATGGAGTTTTTAATCGAAGCAGCTGAAGACATGAAAGATGACCCCGTTTCGTTTGTTCTTGTTGGAAAAGGACCTGAACGTGATCAGCTAATTCAAATGGCCAAACAAAAGGGGATTGAAAACATTCATTTTCTTCCAGTTATCAATAAAAAAGCGATTCCTGACTTCTTAGGAAAAATGGATTGTAATTATATTGGCTGGCGGAGAAGTCCGTTGTATCAGTTTGGTGTGAGTCCTAATAAACTATTGGATTATTTAATGTCTGGAAAACCAGTTATTCATGGAATTGAAGCCGGGAACGATCTAGTCGAAGAAGCTCGATGTGGTATCTCAATGAAACCCGAGGATCCAAAAGAGATTGTTCAGGCGGTTAGGGAAATGATGAAGAAAAGTAACGCTGAGCGGGAACAAATGGGGAAAAACGGCAAAGAATTTGTTATGAAAACACATGACTACCGAGTACTTTCTCAAAGATTTATAGACGTCTTATCAAAATAA
- a CDS encoding acyltransferase, whose translation MVQKISTGQNVVIGEDVEFGLNVTLGHNVVIYDGVKIGNNVIIQDNAVIGKQPTRAKASILPETKKLPPTIIGDGVTVGTSAIIYANAEIADDVFVADLATIRERVTIGTKTIVGRGVAVENDCTVGRNCKLETNCYITAYSTIGDYVFIAPYVVTTNDNYMARTKERFNHFKGVTIKNGGRVGANSTILPGRTIEEDGTVAAASVVTKDVKSEELVVGSPARKLRDVPADQLLRNQ comes from the coding sequence ATGGTGCAGAAGATTTCTACAGGACAAAATGTTGTTATTGGCGAAGATGTTGAGTTTGGGTTGAATGTAACACTAGGTCATAATGTTGTAATATATGATGGTGTTAAAATTGGCAATAATGTTATTATTCAAGACAACGCTGTAATCGGAAAACAGCCAACAAGGGCTAAAGCTTCTATATTACCAGAAACAAAAAAACTGCCTCCGACAATAATTGGTGACGGAGTTACAGTTGGCACCTCAGCAATCATTTATGCGAATGCAGAAATTGCTGATGATGTCTTTGTTGCAGACTTAGCTACTATTCGTGAACGAGTTACCATCGGAACGAAAACTATTGTCGGCAGAGGTGTTGCGGTAGAAAATGATTGCACTGTGGGCAGAAACTGCAAATTAGAAACGAATTGTTATATTACTGCCTATTCAACCATTGGGGATTATGTTTTTATTGCTCCATATGTAGTAACGACAAATGATAACTATATGGCAAGAACAAAAGAAAGATTTAACCATTTTAAAGGTGTTACGATTAAAAATGGCGGGCGTGTTGGCGCTAATTCAACGATTCTTCCTGGTAGAACGATTGAAGAGGATGGTACAGTCGCTGCAGCTAGTGTAGTAACAAAAGACGTAAAGAGCGAAGAGCTAGTGGTTGGATCACCAGCACGGAAACTCAGAGATGTACCAGCGGACCAGCTGTTACGAAACCAATAA
- a CDS encoding nucleoside-diphosphate sugar epimerase/dehydratase produces the protein MRYRARMFSLVCIDSAVVLVSIFVSHFLLNPFSSYIVTEVIIVTPITLLITHHLFAYIFGLYRRVWRYASMEELVGLFSVVTSSVIITAVIQKLMFNNIYARGLTLTYMLHILMLGGIRFWWRFAQTVIFEVQFKSKGIQPAKRKRTLIIGAGSTGRMLLRQLKEHPTTDLQPVAFLDDNTTVQHLNIGGLPVAGAIDDIETVVKRYKIEHVVIAIPSLKKQQLDQIITTAKKHVNNVQILPMIGDLASGKISINEIRDVSIEDLLGREPVQLDTKGIADKIENQTVLITGAGGSIGSELCRQLCLFNPQRVVLLGHGENSIYHIEMELKSKYRNQIELCTEIADIQDRDRMIDIMMKYKPSFVFHAAAHKHVPLMERNPEAAVKNNIYGTKNVAEAADIAGVDTFVMISTDKAVNPTSVMGATKRIAEIVVQNLDRKSKTRFVAVRFGNVLGSRGSVIPLFKKQIANGGPITVTHPDMTRYFMTIPEASRLVIQAGSLARGGEVFVLDMGEPVKIVDLASNLIKLSGFTEDEIKIEYTGMRPGEKLYEEILNEEEVHPGQVFSKIYIGKATELDAEEVLSTIEQKIHDKEALRTTLLSITNKKNTTKPNHDKIKEVLNAAY, from the coding sequence ATGAGGTATCGGGCAAGAATGTTTAGTCTTGTCTGTATTGACTCGGCCGTAGTATTAGTTTCAATTTTCGTTTCACATTTTCTGCTTAACCCTTTTTCATCATATATTGTAACCGAGGTTATTATTGTAACACCCATAACATTACTTATCACCCACCATCTTTTTGCTTATATTTTTGGGCTGTATCGCCGAGTATGGCGCTATGCCAGTATGGAAGAATTAGTGGGTCTTTTTAGTGTTGTTACATCATCGGTTATTATTACTGCCGTCATACAGAAGCTGATGTTCAATAATATTTATGCACGTGGTTTAACGTTAACGTACATGCTTCATATTCTAATGCTTGGCGGGATTCGCTTTTGGTGGAGATTTGCGCAAACAGTTATCTTTGAAGTGCAATTTAAATCAAAAGGAATTCAACCAGCAAAAAGAAAGCGAACATTGATTATTGGAGCAGGATCAACTGGAAGAATGCTTCTACGTCAATTAAAGGAGCATCCGACTACAGATTTGCAGCCAGTAGCTTTTCTAGATGATAATACAACTGTGCAACATTTAAATATTGGCGGTTTACCTGTGGCAGGAGCTATCGATGATATAGAAACGGTAGTCAAGCGTTATAAGATTGAACATGTTGTGATTGCCATACCATCCTTGAAAAAACAACAGCTGGATCAAATTATTACAACCGCAAAGAAACATGTTAATAATGTCCAAATATTACCGATGATTGGTGACCTTGCATCAGGGAAAATTTCTATTAATGAAATACGTGATGTATCAATTGAGGATTTACTTGGACGTGAACCAGTTCAACTTGATACAAAAGGAATTGCGGATAAAATTGAAAATCAAACCGTGTTAATTACAGGTGCTGGAGGTTCGATTGGTTCTGAGCTATGCAGACAACTATGCCTTTTTAATCCACAAAGAGTTGTGTTATTAGGGCACGGTGAGAATAGCATCTATCATATTGAAATGGAATTAAAATCAAAATATCGGAATCAGATTGAATTATGTACAGAAATTGCGGATATTCAAGACCGTGACCGAATGATTGATATTATGATGAAGTATAAGCCATCTTTTGTTTTTCATGCCGCAGCACACAAACATGTACCGCTTATGGAGAGAAACCCTGAGGCTGCAGTAAAAAACAACATTTATGGTACAAAAAATGTTGCAGAAGCCGCTGATATTGCTGGAGTCGATACATTTGTAATGATATCTACAGATAAAGCTGTAAATCCAACAAGTGTAATGGGCGCTACAAAACGTATAGCCGAAATAGTTGTTCAGAATCTCGATCGAAAAAGCAAGACGAGATTTGTTGCTGTTAGATTTGGGAATGTTTTAGGAAGCCGTGGTAGCGTTATCCCATTATTCAAAAAACAAATAGCAAATGGTGGCCCTATAACGGTTACCCATCCAGATATGACGCGCTACTTCATGACAATCCCTGAAGCCTCACGCCTTGTAATTCAGGCGGGTTCACTTGCAAGAGGTGGTGAGGTGTTTGTATTAGATATGGGCGAACCAGTCAAAATTGTAGACCTCGCTTCAAATCTAATTAAGCTTTCTGGTTTTACTGAAGATGAGATAAAAATTGAGTACACAGGAATGCGTCCTGGTGAAAAACTTTATGAAGAAATATTGAATGAAGAAGAAGTGCATCCTGGTCAGGTTTTTTCGAAAATTTATATTGGAAAAGCAACAGAACTAGATGCTGAAGAAGTTCTTTCTACAATCGAGCAAAAGATTCATGATAAAGAGGCATTAAGAACCACACTCTTATCTATTACCAACAAAAAAAATACGACGAAGCCAAATCACGATAAGATAAAAGAGGTATTAAATGCAGCATATTAA